In one window of Thalassophryne amazonica chromosome 9, fThaAma1.1, whole genome shotgun sequence DNA:
- the LOC117517612 gene encoding transgelin-like — translation MATSGPAYGLSREVQKKIDQKYDPELEQRLTEWIQIQCGPAVGQPEPGKAGFQKWLKDGCVLSELINSLCSPNKPVKSINRTKMAFKQMEQISLFLKAAENYGVTKTDMFQTVDLYEGKDMAAVQRTLMGIGSLAVTKDDGNYKGDPNWFHRKAQENKREFTEEQLNQGKCVIGLQMGTNKGASQSGMTGYGQQRQILNP, via the exons ATGGCAACCTCAGGTCCAGCCTACGGTCTGAGCCGTGAGGTACAAAAGAAGATTGATCAAAAATATGACCCTGAACTGGAACAAAGGTTGACTGAGTGGATTCAAATCCAGTGTGGCCCTGCAGTGGGTCAACCAGAGCCAGGCAAGGCTGGCTTCCAAAAGTGGCTCAAGGATGGATGT GTCCTTTCTGAGCTCATCAACAGTCTATGCAGTCCTAACAAGCCAGTCAAATCCATTAACAGAACCAAAATGGCATTTAAGCAGATGGAGCAAATTTCCCTGTTCCTCAAGGCTGCAGAAAACTACGGAGTCACCAAAACAGACATGTTCCAGACCGTCGATCTCTACGAAG GGAAGGACATGGCTGCGGTCCAGAGGACCCTGATGGGGATAGGATCTTTGGCTGTAACAAAGGATGACGGCAATTACAAAGGAGACCCCAACTGGTTCCACCG gaaGGCACAGGAGAACAAGAGAGAATTCACGGAAGAGCAGCTTAACCAAGGCAAATGTGTCATTGGCCTGCAAATGGGCACAAATAAAGGAGCATCTCAATCTGGTATGACAGGCTATGGGCAGCAAAGGCAGATTCTGAACCCCTGA